Within Limisalsivibrio acetivorans, the genomic segment GGATCTATCCACTTTAAGCGTGTCAATGGGGAAGCGTTTAAGATAACTGAGGGAGGAATAGCCCGTTCCGAAGTCGTCCACGGCAACTTTTATCCCCATCTCCTTAAGCTTAAGGAGGGTCTTTGCCGCACTCTCGGGGTTCTGCATAACAGTGCTTTCGGTTATCTCAACCTCGATCATCTTCATGCTTACCTCGTTCCTGAGACACTCATCGGAGATAAGCTTACCCAGATTCTCATGGTTGAACTGCTTTGCGGAGAGGTTCAACGATACACGCATATCCTCAAGCCCCATGGCGCACCACTCATAAAGATCCCTGGCACATTGGCGTACAACCCATCGACCTATGGGGATTATCATACCGTTATCCTCCGCAAGGGGTATAAACTCCCCCGGAGAAACAAAGCCCAGAGTTGGGCTTATCCATCTTATGAGAGCTTCAACGCTCTTGATCCGGCCCGTGGCAGAATCCACCCTCGGCTGGTAGTGAAGAACAAACTCATCGCATTTCTCCACTGCACGCCTGAGTGCTGTTTCAAGCTTTAGCCTCTCCACTGCCTTCTGGTTCATATCCGCACTGAAGAACCCAAGACCCGCCCTGTTGCTGTCTTTTGCAAAGGTCATCGCTGTATCGGCGTTTACAAAAAGCTTGTCTGCGGTTTTGCCATCATCGGGGTACATGGTTATGCCGCAAGTTGCAGTGAGAAACACCTCGTTGTCATCAACAACAAAGCTTTTATCAAAGCTTGCAAGGACACCCTTCATCCTGGTGGCGGCATCGGTAGGGTCCTTCACCCTTTTCATGATAAAGGCAAACTCATCACCGCCCACCCTCGCAACGGTATCCGACTTCTTCATCATACCAAGCATCCGCCCTGCGGCTTCCTTGATAACGGCATCCCCCTGGGAGTGGCCGAAGTTGTCGTTTATATACTTAAACCCGTCCAGATCAAGGTAGGCAACGGCAATGCAAAGGGATTCGGCTTCCGCCTCTTCAATGGCCAGGGTAAGCCTTTCATTGAGCAGGGTTCTATTGGGCAGGTCCGTAAGCGTATCGTAATGCTCAAGATACTGCAGATACTGTTCGGACTCCTTCATCTTTGTTATGTCGCTGAACACACCGATGAAGTTTGTGGGTTCACCGTATTTATCACGAACAACGCTTATGGAGGTCCATTTAGGATAGAGCTTACCATCCTTGCGCCTGTCCCATATCTCGCCACGCCAATGACCCTCTTTAAGCACAGCATCCCACATTCGGCGGTAGAACTCCTGATCGTGCTTTCCAGACTTCATTACTCGAGGATTGCGACCTATGATCTCGCTTCTGGCATACCCTGTAATCTCCGTGAAAGCACGGTTCACATCAACAATATCCCCTTTCTTGTCGGTGATCATGATAGCTTCACTGCTGTTCTCGAAGACATCGGCGGCTAGGCGGAGGTAGCTCTGGTAGAGCCTGTTATCCGTTATATCCTCCATGTATATATAGAGCTCCCCAAGGTCGTTCATGGGAACTATATTGCAGGAGTACACCTTATCTCCGGCCTCAATCTCATCCTTGCGGCTCTTACCATCTCGCAGGGATGCCTCAAGGAGACGGTTATCAAATATTGTCAGTGGTTTATCTTCGGGATGGCCGATCTTATTCAAGAGATCTTTGCCTGAATGATTGCTGTAGTTCAACTTCCCCGCAGTGTTTATCCGCATGATGGGATTCGGGTTTCCTTCGGGGAATCGTGCGAGTATCTCAAGCTGGTGCATCAGGCTCCGCCTTTCGCTAACGTCACGAACAACAAACAGCCTGTAGGTGTTCTCCCTGCAGTCCACCTCTTTTATATTCAGATCCGCATAGAAGATCTTGCCGTTACTGCCGAGACACTTTACATCGCTGAGTGCGAAACTGCGGGAGGCGGGGTTCTGGAAAAATCTCTCAAGCTTCCCCCACTCCTCATGATGAAAAAGATCTTCTACTTCAATAGTTCCAGGATCTTCATCAATGGCAAAAAGTACCTTGAAATTATAATTTGTTCTTATGAGTCTGCCCGCTCTGTCCACAAGGGCAAGACCGTCGGATATCCCTTCATAAACTGCGCTCAGCTCCTCAAGGGAACGTTCCGCTTCACCCACCTTTTCATCAACAAGCCTGTCCAGCTCTTCATTCATTTCTTCGAGCTGTTTCTGGGCAAGGATCCTTCGTGTTACATCGTGTATGTATACAATGTAGCCGGCATCATGGGTACTGTTAAGAAGTTCGTAGTATCGTCCGTCACAGTTATGGAATACATATCTGCCGCCGAAGAGCTCTTCTAAACTGCCACTGCTCAGCTTCTCCTTGAATACGCCCGCCATGCAGGGGGGGAGGACATCATAAACAGGCTTATCCGAAGAATCCCCGTTTGTTTCGGCAAGCTCAGTAAAACGTGAGTTCCCGCCGAGGAACACACCCTCCGCACTCATCACAAAGGCGGGGGCGGGTATACTCTCCATAAGCTCTTTCATTCGTTTTAGATGATGCTCTCTTCCCTGCAAAGAATTCTCCTAAAGCTTAAACTTATTCACTATGGTCTGAAGCTCTGCCGCAAGTACAGAGAGCTGCTCCACAGCCTCTGCGGACTCGGAAGCGGCTACTGAGTTATCCTTAGTAACCTGTGATATATTCTCGATGCTCTCTGTCATCATCGCAGTTGCGGAGGCCTGCTCATCCGTTGCTCTGGCGATGAGGGCTACCTCACTAGTAACAGTTTCGTTCTTTGACAGCATATCATCAAGGGAGATCTTGGCAAGCTCCGCCTTCTTCTGCCCCTCTTCGACCTGCTCGACACCCTCCAGCATACTCGCAACCGCACCGCCGGTATCCGCCTGTATATTCTGGATCATCTCTGTGATCTCTTTGGTGGCGGTCACTGTCTTCTCTGCAAGCTTGCGAACCTCATCGGCAACAACTGCGAAGCCACGGCCGTGTTCACCCGCTCTTGCAGCTTCTATGGCGGCATTGAGCGCAAGAAGGTTTGTCTGGTCCGCTATCTCATCGATTACCTTAATAATCTCGCCTATCTGTTCGCTGGATTTCCCAAGCTCTCGCACGGTCTGCTCAGCCTCGGTAACAGTGGAGGCGATTCGCTGCATCATCTCTCTGGTTTCTTCAACTATACGGTGGCTCTCAAGGACAGAATCCCTTGCTCCGTCCGCATTCTGCTTTACGTTTCCTGCGTTTTGGGCGACCTCTGCCACAGTTGCGTTAACCTCTTCCACTGCAGAAGCTGTGCTGGCCGCCTGTTCCGCCTGATCCTCAGCCCCCTTGGCTATATGCTCCGATGTGCTAGAGAGCTCTGCGGATGTTGAGGCGAGGTTGTTTATGGATTCCACAACCTTGTTAAGCGCTTCACTGACATCTTCGCTCATCTTATTGATATTCTTACGTACTTCACCAATTTCGTCATGTTTTTTCACCGGCAAACGTTCGCTGAAATCACCGTCCGCCATCTTTTCAAGTACATCGTTAACACCATGGAGGGGGTGGAAGATGAAGCGGTTGTTTATGTATATGAGTAGAATAATAAGAACGGCTATAACCGCCAGCAGGGCGATATAACTGCTAATGGCCTGGGAACGTACCGTAGCGAGCAGTTTGTCCATGGGGAGGATGATCTCGTAGGCTCCGTGCACCTCTCCAGCCTTCCAGTTCTCCATCTTAACCCCTGTGGGGTCAAGCCCCTCGGAGTTCCCCCAAAGCTCTTCGGAGCGTGCCGGATCGCCATGGCAGATGAGGCATTCCTCCGTAAGGCGCACAGCCTTGTAATACCTGATAACGTTCTCTTCTTTATCGATAATATAGTGTTCAGGGGTAGGCCCGCTTCCCGTATCCCTCTCCTTCAGTATGGATAGTGCTTTAAGATCCGTCTCGTTGGGGGTATTCACAGGATTTCTGGGGGATATCTTTGGAACCTTAAGGTTAACCCCTATCTCCTCCGCCTTGTTCCTTAGAACTGCCATGGAGACGGCGATGGGCACTGTGTAGAGGAACTTGTCATCAATATCACTCATCGCCTCTTCAAAATCGAAGATACCCTTCTTCGTCATCTCAGAGACAATCTCACGAACACCTTCGGCCTCTACAACAAGGGCTCTCGCCTTGTCTACTTCCAGTGTTATCCAGTCGTTCTTCTGCTTGTAATAGTTTGCAAGGAAAAGAATACTCATGCCTATGAGGACAGTTAAAGATATAAGGAGGGAGATTTTATGGCTTATTTTCATACCTTACCCCGGATTCGTTAAGATAGGATATTCTAGCACCTTCGTCCGAAATAACAAGTGTGTGCTATCCATATCTAACGATAAAATAACGGATAAATAAAAGAGAACCGAAACACTCCGTTAATATGATATTACCAGCGTTATCACCATCACACAAACGAAAGTTCTATTTCTTTTTGAGAACAGCAAGGCTCTCCACATGGTAGGTATGGGGAAACATATCATAGAAATCCATGGACTCTATGGTGTATAAATCCCTCAGACGTCCTGCATCCCTCGCCATAGTTGCGGGGTTGCACGATACATAAACAAGTCTATTTGCACCTGATCTTTTAATGTAGTCAAGGGTTTTTCGGCTCAGTCCCGTCCTGGGAGGATCCACAAAGATCGTGTCCGGCCTTTCACTGTACCTGTTCAAGAAACGGTCCACATCCGAAGCTGTCCATTCTACGTTTTCAAGCCCTGTGGTCCTGGCAAGGCGTACAGCCTCCTTTGAAACCTCTACGGCATCCACATGCCTGTAGTTCTTCGCAAGTCCAAGGGTAAAGAAACCAGACCCGCAGAAGAGCTCAAGGGCTCTCTCACCCTCTCCTGCAGCCTCAACACCCCCCTTCTGGAGATGCAGACCCAGTATGCCATTGCTCTGGAGGAATGTTTCAAAACCGGCCCTCTGTCTCCCCATGGGGGTATTTATATCGAGGAGATCGGTTCCCATCCGGTATTCGTTGAAAACGATGCCGTCAAAGGCGCAGAAGACGATATCGTGGGTACAGGTCCCCTTCATATGGGCGATGGTCTCACCCTCGCAGTTTTCCACGGCGTAAAGATCATAATCACCGCAACAGCGGTTTTTCTCGGCGAAAAGCTTCGCTTTCTGCACTAGATCGCTTTTGGTAACGGGGCAGTCATCAATGGGTATAAAGTCGTTGGTGCGAAAGGCGTAAAAACCTATGCGCCCATCCTGAACCTTGAAGGTTATCCGGCAGCGGTAGCCGAGATCTTCCCCCGTGTATGAACCTATCTCGGGGATCTCAAGCCCGCCCCTCTCGAAGGCCTCCCTGATGAAACGCATCTTTATTCTGCGCTGTTCCTCTATGTCGATATGGCCGAAGAGGCACCCGCCGCACCGCCCTACATGGGGGCAGTGGGGCTCTTTCACCCTTTTATCCGAGGGTGTCACAACATCTATCAGACGGCAGAAAGCCATCTTCTTCTTTTCCTCGATAACCTCAGCTTCAACCCTGTCACCCTCAACGGTGAAAGGTATAAATGCGGCTCTGCCGTCGGGGAGTTCACCCACGCCATACCCGCCGTAGGCAGTATCTCTTATGTCTGTTGTGAATCTCATTCCCCGAGTATCCTCCTCATCTCAGATGTGTATACACCATTCTCACGCTGGATCAACGGAGGCTCAACCCTGAGCTCCGGCCTGCCCCCCTTGCGAAACTCTATCAGAGCAAGCACAGCAGGGGTATCGATACTGTTATGACAAAGCCTGAGCCTTTTCGGTTCGAGATTATTCTCCCGCCCAATAACAAACATGTAGGGCAACAGATCCGCATCTATGCAGATAAACATGCTTCCTTTGTTCCTCAGCCTGCTTCGGACAAAACGGAAGATATCCGCCGGTTCCATGGATACTGTGAACCTTGCCTTCAGCTCCTCTTCACCCTCCGGAACCCTTCCAGTGGAGGGATCTCTGTAAGGGGGATTGCACACTGCAGCGTCGAAGGGTTCATCCGGGACGTAGTCTCTGACATCACCCTGCACGGTCTTCACTATACCATCAAGCCCGTTAACTCTAACTGTCTCCTCAAGACACCCGTAAAGACCACTCTGGAGCTCAAGGGAGATGATATCCGTATAACCGTAAATGGAAGCCAGCACAGCGGAGATAACACCGCTTCCTGCGCCGATATCGATTATTCTGCTGTCTCTGGATGAAGATACAAAATCAGCCAGAATCAGGGAGTCCACAGAGAACCTGTAGCCTCTCTCAGGCTGGCAGATGAGCAGTTCTGGTTTGATGATGGATGTGAGCGTTCTGTTCATTTAAGCTCTAAAAAAAAGGGAGGGCCATCAGACCCTCCCCCGATATATTTGCTAAGTTTATTATTACTTGTAGCGCTCGGCGATATCGATACGGGTAAGCTCCACCTTGAGTTTTACCTCCATGTTTCTGAAGTTCTCTGCGTCCTGCTGACGCTCATCCTTCAGAGCCTTTTCGGCATTAAGCTTTCTTTCGATAGCTTCCTCAAGGTTGATCTCACGGCCGAGCTCCGCTGCGTCTGCCAGAACAATAACCTTGTCGGCGCTGACCTCAATGAGTCCGCCACCTTCAATGGCAATATATTCCAGCTGCCCGCCTTTCCTATACGCCATCTCGCCCACACGAAGAGCGGAAAGGAGTGCCGCGTGGCCGGGAAGGATACCAAGATCACCTTCTACACCGGGCACGATCACCTCTTCCACATCCTCAGAGAGGAGCTGACGCTCAGGAGTAACAAGCTCCAGCCTAATGGTATCAGCCATGATTATTCACCCTTCTTCATGCTCTCCGCCTTTTCGTAAGCTTCGGCGAGGTTACCTACGAGGTAGAAAGCCTGCTCGGGGAGTTCATCGCACTCGCCTTCGAGCACTTTCTTGAAATCCTGAACAGTTTCTTTCAGAGGCACATATTTACCGGAGATACCGGTGAACTGCTCTGCAACGTGAAAGGGCTGGGAGAGGAAACGCTGAATCTTCCTTGCCCTTGCAACTGTGAGCTTATCCTCTTCGGAGAGTTCCTCCATACCAAGGATTGCGATAATATCCTGAAGTTCCTTATATCTCTGGAGAACCTCCTGAACACCCCTTGCAACTGCGTAGTGCTCGTCACCAACGATGTTGGGGTCGAGGATCCTTGAGGTTGAGTCGAGGGGATCCACCGCAGGGTAGATACCAAGCTCTGCAATCTGACGTGAAAGAACCGTAGTTGCATCAAGGTGTGCGAAGGTTGTTGCGGGAGCGGGGTCAGTAAGGTCGTCCGCAGGAACGTATACGGCCTGAACGGATGTAATAGAACCTTTCTTTGTGGATGTAATCCTTTCCTGAAGCTCACCCATCTCTGTACCGAGTGTGGGCTGGTAACCAACCGCTGAGGGCATACGTCCGAGAAGTGCGGACACCTCAGAACCTGCCTGGGAGAAACGGAAGATGTTGTCAACGAAGAGAAGAACGTCCTGACCTTCAACATCACGGAAGTATTCTGCGATGGTGAGGCCTGTGAGAGCAACCCTCATCCTTGCCCCTGGGGGCTCGTTCATCTGACCGTAGATCAGTGCAACTTTGTCAAGAACGCCGGACTCCTCCATCTCAAGATAAAGGTCGTTACCCTCTCTCGTACGCTCACCAACACCGGCGAAAACGGAGTAACCACCGTGCTGCTTTGCGATGTTGTTGATAAGCTCCATAATAAGAACTGTTTTACCAACACCGGCACCTCCGAAGAGGCCTGTCTTACCACCCTTGGTATAGGGCTCAAGAAGGTCGATAACCTTAATTCCGGTCTCGAGGATCTCGTAACTTGTATCCTGGTCTTCCATGGCGGGTGCGGGTCTGTGGATGGGCCAATGGTCATCGGCCTGCACTTCACCCTTCTCGTCCACGGGAGCTCCAACAACGTTCATGATACGGCCCAGGGCGCCTTTGCCCACGGGAGCAGTGATAGCTTTTCCTGTATCAGTAACTTTCATATTTCTTGTAAGACCCTCTGTGGATGTCATCGCAACGCTTCTTACGGTGTCCTCACCGAGGTGCTGCTCGACCTCACAGATGATCTCAACGCCCTCTTTGTTGGTGATGCTGAGGGCGTTGTAGATTTCGGGCATCTTGCCCGGCTCGAATTTCACGTCAACTACAGGTCCGATAACCTGTACTATCTTTCCTACATTCTCAGCCATGTTAAATTCACCCCAATTTTTTACGGGCGCCTCTGCGCCCTATATTCATTTGAGAAGGCCTGTATAAGCCCTTTCGTAAACTTTTTATCAGCCCTTTCTTATTAACCGTTGAGTGCCTCTGCACCGTTAACGATATCCAGAATCTCATTGGTAATGGCCGCCTGACGTGCCTTGTTGTAAGTAAGCGTGAGCTTTCCGATCATCTCGGAAGCGTTTCTGGAGGCGTTGTCCATAGCCATCATCCTCGCACCGTGCTCTCCTGCAACGGATTCAAGCAGTGCACTGAATATCTTGAAACGGATGTATCTGGGCATCAGTTCGTTTAGAAGCATCTCTGGCTTGGGCTCGTAGATGTACTCAACAAGCTGCTCTTCCTCTTTGGATTCTTCAACACCAAGGGGGAGGAGCTTCTCTGTAACGGGAACCTGAAGAGCCGTTGAACGGAACTCGTTGTAGAGGAGGTGAACCTCGTCTACCTTCTCGTTCAGGTAATTGTCCATGGCAACCTCGGCGATGTTTTTCGCATCGCTGAAAAGTACCTTGCCCGCAAGATCAATATGCTTGTCCAGAATCTCGTGCTCTTTTCTCTTAAAGAACTCGAAGGTCTTCTTACCAATGCAGATTACTTTAATCTCCCTGCCCTGATATTTTTCCACAAACCTTTGAGCCGCTTTAATAACGTTACTGTTGAAAGCACCGCAGAGACCTTTGTCGCTTGTCACGGCAATGAGGCAGACGGGCCCGTTTCCGTCCCTTTCCGCAAGGAAGGGGTGGAGCTCGGGATTAGTCCTTTTGGAGACGTTGTCCACCATCTCTCCGATCTTCTTAGCGAAGGGCTTGGCAGACTCCATGGCATCCTGAGCACGGCGCATCTTCGCCGCAGACACCATCTTCATCGCCTTGGTGATCTTCTGGGTGTTTTTAACAGAGCTTATTTTTCGTTTAATATCTCTGGTTCCAGCCATTTAAAAGGCCCCCTTAGCCTGCGGAGAAGATCTTCTTGAATTCTTCGATTGCTTCTTCAATCTTCTTTGTGAGCTCGTCGGAGAGCTTCTTCTTCTCTCTAATCTCATCGACGATCTCTGATTTATTGCTCTTAACGTAGTTTGCAAGCTCTTTCTCGAATCTGCCGATATCATCAACCTTGATATCATCAAGGAAGCCGTTAACACCGGCGTAGATTCCGATAATCTGCTCAACAACATCTGCGGGAACGTACTGTCCCTGCTTGAGAATCTCAACGAGACGCTCACCCCTCTTGAGCTGTGCCTGGGTGGCTGCGTCAAGGTCGCTACCGAACTGGGCGAAGGCCGCAAGCTCACGGTACTGGGCGAGGTCAAGCCTGAGTCGTCCTGCAACCTGCTTCATAGCCTTGATCTGTGCAGAACCACCAACCCTTGAAACGGAGAGACCAACGTTAACCGCAGGTCTTACACCGGAATAGAAGAGGTCGGTCTCAAGATATATCTGTCCGTCTGTAATTGAAATAACGTTTGTGGGGATGTACGCAGAAACGTCACCCGCCTGGGTTTCGATGATAGGAAGCGCTGTGAGTGAACCGCCACCCTTCGCATCACTGAACTTCGCCGCACGCTCAAGGAGACGTGAGTGAAGGTAGAAAACGTCACCGGGGAATGCTTCACGACCGGGAGGTCTTCTAAGAAGCAGGGACATCTGACGATATGCAGTGGCCTGCTTGGAAAGGTCATCATATATACAGAGTGCGTGGCCGCCTCTGTCTCTGAAATACTCACCCATGGATGTTCCTGCAAGGGGAGCGATGAACTGCAGAGGTGCAGGGTCGGAAGCGGAAGCGGAAACGACGATGGTATAGTCCATGGCGCCGTGTTTCTCGAGTACGTCTACCACCCTTGCAACGGTGGAGCGCTTCTGACCGATGGCGACATAAACGCAGATAACGTTCTGTCCCTTCTGGTTTATTATTGTATCGATGGCAACGGCTGTTTTACCCGTCTGACGGTCACCAATGATAAGCTCTCTCTGTCCTCTACCGATGGGGATCATAGAGTCGATAGCTTTGATACCAGTCTGGAGAGGTTCGTGAACAGGCTGTCTGTCAACGATACCGGGAGCGATCTTCTCGATCTGGTCGATCATCTCCGCTTCGATGGGTCCTTTTCCGTCGATGGGCTGTCCAAGGGGGTTAACAACACGTCCCACAAGGGCCTTGCCAACCGGTACTGAGGCAATGTTGCCCGTACGCTTGACGGTGTCGCCCTCACCGATGTGGTCATAGTCACCCATAATAACGATACCAACGTTGTCTTCCTCAAGGTTGAAGACGATTCCGTATACCCCTCCGGGAAGCTCAACAAGCTCACCAGCCATAGCATTCTCAAGACCATAAACCTTTGCGATACCGTCACCTGCGGAGATGATGGTACCAACTTCTTCCATCTCGACCTTCTGGTCGAAATTCTTGATCTGGTCCCTTATGATCTGGCTTATTTCTTCAGCTTTGATCTGCATCAGCCAAACTCCTTAAAATGTTTATCTTCTATATTCTTATCAGGAGATCAATTGATCTCTGAGTTTATCCATTTGTCCTTTGATGCTTGCGTCGTACTGCGTACTGCCGATCTTGGCAATCACACCGCCGATGATTTCTGCATCAACCGTTTCCTCAAGGCTTATCTTTTTGCCTGCCGCTTTGCCTAGAGCCTCTTTGAGGCCGTTTCTGGAATCCTCATCAAGCTCTGCCGCTGTGCGGATATATGCAGCAGCCTCACCCTTTTCATCCATGATTATATATTTAAGATGGTCCCTGATCTCCTCGATGAACTCGAGCCTGTTCTTCTCAGCAAGGAGCTTAAGGAAGGTATGAGCAAACTCACTCAGGCCGCCTTTATCCTTGATACTGTCAACAACAGCCATCTTCTCGGTTTTGGATATGAGGGGATTTTTAAGAAAGGCTTCAAAATCGCTGCTGGTTTTCTTTATACTAACAATACCAGAGAGATCTTCCAGAACAGATTCTGTGTTCCCCTGCTCCTTTGCCTCAAGGAATAGAGCCGAAGCATAGCGTCTGGCAATTACATTCGCTTTCAATTGCTCACCTCTATCTTCTTAATGTATGAGTCAAGGATCTCCTTCTGCTTTGCAGCACTGAGCTCCTTGCCTATCTTTGCCTGCGCAGCTTCGAGAGCGGCGAGAACTGCATCCTTTCTTATTTCCTGGGATGCCTTTTTAATGTCTGAGTCGATCCTCTTCTCAGCAAGTTCCTGCATCTTGCTTATCTGCTTTTCAGCATCCTCAAGGATCTCCTTCTTCTCGGCTTCGGCTGTCTGGAGTGCGTTTTGCTTCATCTTCTCCAGATCCGCTTCGTAGCCTTTCATTTTGATCTCGTAGTTGGTAATCTCGGTCCTGGCGTTCTCACTGGCCTCTTCTGCGTCTTTTATGCTTTTTTCCACTTCCTCGCTTCTCTTATCGAGGTAGTTAAGCAGGGGCTTCTTAAGCAGGTATATTAAAACCCCGGCAAATATAGCGAAAACAAGCAGCCTCTGGAAAAAGTTAGCCCAGAGAGCCCCCCAGTCCACAGCGTGGGAATCTCCACCTGTGGCCGCAAAAGCCGCGCCAGTGGTCATGACAAGCAGTAACGCAAGGATCAGAAAAGTCCTTTTCACATGAACCCCCTAAGCGGATTTAAGTACTTTATCTACAATAAGTTCGGAAAGCTCGGCAACCATGCCGTCCACCTGCTCTTTGGCTTTGGATTTCTCAGCCTCAAGCTCTTCGGCGGCTGAAGCTATCTTAGCATCAACCTCTTTCTTCGCCTGCTCAATCCTTTCGGCAGCCTCTTTGGAAGCTTCCTCACGGATTTTGCGGTGGTGCTCAGCAAGCTCCGCCCTCATTTCATTCATCTTCTCAGTGTATTCAGCCTTGCTCTTCTCTACCTTTGCACGAAGGCTTTCAGCCTCCCCAACAAGAGAGCTCACCTTGGAATCACGTTTTTCAACGGTGGCTATGGTGGGGTCGATAATCATCTTCTTTGCAAGAAAGACTATGAGCAGAAACTGAACGATCTGAATGACAACAGTAAAGTCGACGTATACCATTTATGACCTCTTAGAAAAGTTTATAACCCTTATGGAATGAGGAGTTTTAACACACCAAAACTGTATACAGTGTACAGCTCGATGGAAGGTATCAAAACTTGATTCCCTTGTCAATACAATTTATTACGCAGAAAAACGACTTCCAACCAGTGTTATAATTTTATCTTATTTCATTAATACTTTTGCCTATGAAATTTCATCAGTCTTTACAATTTTTTCCCCATTGGTGAACTAAAAGGAATATGTAAAATTTGTTTCCAAATATATGTTTATGATTTCAAATTTAAAACAGAGCGGGAGCCTTTCTAAGACCCTTCAAGCATGACAACATACCACCATACAACTATATTGTAAAATCCAAAATTATTTAAACAGAATACCAGTAAGATGGGTATTGATACGCCACTTCAGTCAAGGTAATATCTTATCAACAGGCTTTGCAAAAACGATCAGGAACATTTTAATAATTTTTCTGTTATAATCAATATTAAAGAACTAGAAGCCTCTATAAAATAATATGATTCCGGGTAGTTATAATGGCCGATGAAAGACTGGACGATGTATCGTCGAAGTTA encodes:
- the atpG gene encoding ATP synthase F1 subunit gamma, producing the protein MAGTRDIKRKISSVKNTQKITKAMKMVSAAKMRRAQDAMESAKPFAKKIGEMVDNVSKRTNPELHPFLAERDGNGPVCLIAVTSDKGLCGAFNSNVIKAAQRFVEKYQGREIKVICIGKKTFEFFKRKEHEILDKHIDLAGKVLFSDAKNIAEVAMDNYLNEKVDEVHLLYNEFRSTALQVPVTEKLLPLGVEESKEEEQLVEYIYEPKPEMLLNELMPRYIRFKIFSALLESVAGEHGARMMAMDNASRNASEMIGKLTLTYNKARQAAITNEILDIVNGAEALNG
- the atpA gene encoding F0F1 ATP synthase subunit alpha, coding for MQIKAEEISQIIRDQIKNFDQKVEMEEVGTIISAGDGIAKVYGLENAMAGELVELPGGVYGIVFNLEEDNVGIVIMGDYDHIGEGDTVKRTGNIASVPVGKALVGRVVNPLGQPIDGKGPIEAEMIDQIEKIAPGIVDRQPVHEPLQTGIKAIDSMIPIGRGQRELIIGDRQTGKTAVAIDTIINQKGQNVICVYVAIGQKRSTVARVVDVLEKHGAMDYTIVVSASASDPAPLQFIAPLAGTSMGEYFRDRGGHALCIYDDLSKQATAYRQMSLLLRRPPGREAFPGDVFYLHSRLLERAAKFSDAKGGGSLTALPIIETQAGDVSAYIPTNVISITDGQIYLETDLFYSGVRPAVNVGLSVSRVGGSAQIKAMKQVAGRLRLDLAQYRELAAFAQFGSDLDAATQAQLKRGERLVEILKQGQYVPADVVEQIIGIYAGVNGFLDDIKVDDIGRFEKELANYVKSNKSEIVDEIREKKKLSDELTKKIEEAIEEFKKIFSAG
- the atpH gene encoding ATP synthase F1 subunit delta → MKANVIARRYASALFLEAKEQGNTESVLEDLSGIVSIKKTSSDFEAFLKNPLISKTEKMAVVDSIKDKGGLSEFAHTFLKLLAEKNRLEFIEEIRDHLKYIIMDEKGEAAAYIRTAAELDEDSRNGLKEALGKAAGKKISLEETVDAEIIGGVIAKIGSTQYDASIKGQMDKLRDQLIS
- a CDS encoding ATP synthase F0 subunit B, translated to MKRTFLILALLLVMTTGAAFAATGGDSHAVDWGALWANFFQRLLVFAIFAGVLIYLLKKPLLNYLDKRSEEVEKSIKDAEEASENARTEITNYEIKMKGYEADLEKMKQNALQTAEAEKKEILEDAEKQISKMQELAEKRIDSDIKKASQEIRKDAVLAALEAAQAKIGKELSAAKQKEILDSYIKKIEVSN
- a CDS encoding ATP synthase F0 subunit B — encoded protein: MVYVDFTVVIQIVQFLLIVFLAKKMIIDPTIATVEKRDSKVSSLVGEAESLRAKVEKSKAEYTEKMNEMRAELAEHHRKIREEASKEAAERIEQAKKEVDAKIASAAEELEAEKSKAKEQVDGMVAELSELIVDKVLKSA